In one Liolophura sinensis isolate JHLJ2023 chromosome 11, CUHK_Ljap_v2, whole genome shotgun sequence genomic region, the following are encoded:
- the LOC135477414 gene encoding uncharacterized protein LOC135477414 isoform X5 — translation MSSALSWPGPRTVIVPRTDQGFGFTLRHFIVYPPESATDNLAEGEIFTDENDPEGRRVKRTKLSSLEPMDTIFVKHVKESGPAHLAGLNTGDRIVSVNGESVTGKTYSQVIALIQSSASALKLLVVPKHEDILQMAYQTSVYDQTQEMFHSDGGLISASQGSYVKVEHAGIAPTTEVTVTSRRGGWREELRRKYSTPLDETGYGCKPDRDIKSVSWQGSSGSPREPLRGDSRNSNGRKGSFDIRISYNYPSGKAQTNYSPSQKSADYGLYYPVVRKDLWAEPADTVSNQSRSNSNSMSSLSARQSQECVVQPLGSQEKLGQSQSSWTRSGTQDYPSLRLSQENMSYSRRSKDGALQSQEDVWSSPYSSARSHTWDSSKFASRTGKGASDSVPRSLTTSSLSKMRTKGMEYSPPDSTPLSSVGSNMKPVRYSVSSSTSNLPQNVSPTRLIQYAPPHTALSSQRSAKSTSADNLQNAGSLSVHRSSLGGQKSGYAVTGSRIKDYHEPNIPGRTFVVRIGDKVTVSPPSGPVTQTSCTNPVSMNNTCSFGTTFALTRAPSGKSFESRKNAQLPVSERKKQFEGTVRKEEVQQATASSGSYEMSTSTKRYKTEIEKLQSLGKIGDIVKRVQHFEVSNSSSSESGTPPPPNYSEKTPPPHEIHITTVPPMYSPTHRQQSQIGTRQQEQQQVPSPIPQQSPAQTQQQQQQQHPPVQQPAIKVRKISTERYQPPGSPSNSRPDSTGTNVPVRVCLPQSTSAPSSPTVEEAKGFEDAALRSGSKCLMDTNGMSTSMINPPLRMDSVEGTFLSTENVSSSSLNSNNRPTRKVSYLTAVNAPICKQEDLTILSSPQLIINGQNLDHQSVSTNDLDFVGHTVCSVSESHTEACATHKRSRSTFSFFSNATSGLLSAFSTLTAVMTASTENLNRAGCKSSEESMVAPGDGMVPPTSSGLKSASVPNVVMRKKAEVEDDGIKLHRRTSYLMATAKDRTTLTLPLDKSAPVSTEMPVSPSKGINIKKQKQRFGEKTPRIPEGNEGKRSSQDLNSPIHEVVKEGFLYCKTAITDGKRASDRSWKPMWATLKGHALYLVKDKKDGSWNPNDEQLISIKSCLVDIANDYTKKKNVFRLKTYNGSEYLLQADDQDAMSDWIQAIQTNNDPDGDVRHDIREKGVVMSDFMLRKTTQYDQQVPSKTSPQAQQKSKKLSGLSFKGKMPYSPNVKRKKPLDDASRSKTWKGKFKSFRRLAGGASSAVEEEVVPTGTFGVPLELCVPSPENELVPLIVEICTKIVEARGLEVVGIYRVPGNTVSVHTMQDDLNRGFENMNSENDKWLDVNVISSLLKAFFRKLPEPLVTEDLYQSFINANRADDPMRRMLSLKRLLHDLPEHHFETFRHLAAHLKLVAMHEEYNKMDSRNLAIVFGPTLIRRKDEDMATLVKDMSDQCRIVESVIVNNEWFFSSWEEDNVVPVDDASIVSAPVSSSNSLLTRLAEDDRGKEINPKDIVSSIILAANKKLKGKDKKYSSLMSDDGDLDSECGPNERNIDQEVARRRAKSEEILTQDSASESTSTSSASKSFDQQDSVSMEHHDTYPFKLSSGAYSSERVPPLGTEEYMDWVFLRTHSDSQQRAATSNRPASLARHYSDDSLLDKNDELEISLGSLHNKCSYSRDRVDQLWRIELEARALREKEEMHQRESEKRRLEQQRIEQELARTKKELEIEDSHSLEDLLHTEFAMQISDFAVNRMSDLNGRGMGPQDSGLLLSEYSAMSSDRRDAGKFYSPKMGGACGSVARFGRPGRYEHEGGVSCHSGIGYGDRQGSMGKRAGSLETIIDVKCNNGKRSSGHHGKGKRDGDRGSGFKPLDQAEGKTVLLTRSSSVRRGSLDSLRDFYDKQDHRSSWASTDSEDGSDLLTSLTTTFDQKLQILLNPKFKLTGAAKRQLCASESTGSETTAEENKAEREVVFAQPSAVAIKPVPPLKVEEYTAPKPAPSKQFTDHSLVQRLSRLGESGFDRSFRDPSLHRMHKPDAKIGIASRFERGSSINSSSSIVNNEMSMSTSSLPSGSLGYRPLSSQRDKGDGVDTGQSSLKYAVGLLGSKSSQTEAGSAQKSSSGSARAEGKPFSLRAECRPITKSEKTEVNLSPVKTVTRGHIRGSETILFVGVICGKVQRLCGRSL, via the exons TGCTTCTGCTCTCAAACTGTTGGTAGTCCCCAAACATGAGGATATTCTGCAGATG GCCTATCAGACCTCAGTGTATGATCAAACACAGGAAATGTTCCACAGCGACGGCGGTTTGATATCCGCATCCCAAGGCAGCTATGTCAAAGTGGAGCATGCTGGGATAGCCCCAACCACGGAGGTCACAGTCACATCTCGCCGAGGGGGGTGGAGGGAAGAACTGAGACGGAAGTACTCCACCCCCCTGGATGAGACCGGCTACGGGTGCAAACCTGACCGTGATATAAAGAGCGTCAGTTGGCAAGGAAGCAGCGGGTCGCCAAGAGAGCCATTGCGTGGTGACAGTCGAAACAGTAATGGGCGTAAAGGCTCGTTTGATATTCGTATTTCTTACAACTATCCTTCTGGAAAGGCTCAGACCAATTACAGCCCTTCACAGAAGTCTGCAGACTACGGATTATACTACCCTGTGGTGCGCAAAGACCTTTGGGCAGAGCCTGCGGATACTGTGTCCAATCAGTCACGTTCAAACTCAAACTCCATGTCGAGTCTGTCCGCCAGACAGTCTCAGGAATGTGTTGTTCAGCCGCTGGGCTCGCAAGAAAAACTCGGTCAGTCGCAGTCGAGCTGGACACGCAGTGGCACGCAAGATTACCCGAGTTTGAGACTGTCGCAGGAAAATATGTCGTATTCGCGCAGGTCCAAAGATGGCGCACTTCAATCCCAGGAGGACGTTTGGTCCTCTCCATACAGCTCTGCTCGCTCCCACACGTGGGACTCGTCTAAGTTTGCCTCCCGCACAGGCAAAGGCGCCAGTGACTCTGTCCCACGCTCTCTCACTACCTCGTCGCTTTCCAAAATGAGGACAAAAGGAATGGAGTACTCTCCCCCTGACTCGACGCCGTTGTCGAGTGTAGGGTCGAATATGAAGCCTGTGCGTTACAGCGTGAGTAGCAGCACCAGTAACCTGCCTCAGAATGTCAGTCCCACGCGACTCATACAGTATGCTCCCCCACACACAGCTCTCTCTTCTCAGCGCAGTGCGAAATCCACCAGTGCTGATAACTTACAGAATGCAGGGAGCCTGTCTGTGCATAGGTCAAGCTTAGGTGGTCAAAAATCTGGCTACGCAGTCACTGGGTCACGGATAAAGGATTACCACGAACCTAATATCCCGGGGCGTACGTTTGTGGTCCGTATTGGAGACAAAGTGACAGTTTCCCCGCCCTCAGGGCCAGTAACACAGACCTCCTGCACAAACCCGGTCAGTATGAACAACACTTGTAGCTTTGGAACTACATTTGCTCTCACGAGAGCCCCCAGTGGGAAGTCTTTCGAGTCTCGTAAAAATGCTCAGTTACCAGTGTCCGAGCGCAAGAAACAGTTTGAAGGTACCGTTAGAAAAGAAGAGGTACAGCAGGCGACTGCTTCATCAGGCTCTTACGAAATGTCCACCTCTACCAAACGCTACAAAACAGAGATAGAGAAATTGCAGAGTTTAGGCAAAATAGGAGATATTGTTAAAAGAGTGCAGCATTTTGAGGTATCAAATAGTAGCAGTAGTGAATCAGGAACCCCACCACCCCCTAATTATAGCGAGAAGACCCCACCCCCGCACGAGATCCACATAACCACTGTCCCACCCATGTACTCTCCTACTCACAGACAGCAGTCACAAATCGGGACAcgacaacaagaacaacagcaAGTGCCATCACCAATTCCCCAGCAATCCCCAGCCCAaactcaacaacaacagcagcagcagcatcCACCTGTTCAGCAGCCAGCTATCAAAGTGCGCAAAATTTCCACGGAGCGTTATCAGCCTCCTGGTTCACCATCAAACAGTCGCCCAGACAGCACAGGTACAAATGTCCCTGTCAGGGTTTGTCTTCCGCAGTCCACAAGCGCCCCAAGCTCTCCAACTGTGGAGGAAGCAAAGGGCTTTGAGGACGCAGCCTTGCGCTCAGGAAGTAAGTGCTTAATGGACACAAATGGAATGTCCACATCCATGATAAATCCACCTTTGCGGATGGATTCTGTTGAAGGCACCTTTTTGTCCACTGAAAATGTGTCGTCTTCGTCTTTGAACTCTAATAACAGGCCCACAAGGAAGGTCTCCTACCTTACAGCTGTGAATGCTCCCATCTGCAAACAAG AGGATCTAACAATCCTATCTTCACCTCAGCTTATTATCAATGGACAAAACCTTGACCATCAATCTGTCTCCACCAATGACCTTGACTTTGTGGGGCACACAGTGTGCTCTGTGTCTGAATCACACACAGAAGCCTGTGCCACTCacaaaaggtcaaggtcaactTTCAGTTTTTTCTCCAATGCCACCAGTGGTCTCCTCTCTGCTTTCAGCACTCTTACAGCAG TCATGACCGCGTCAACGGAGAATCTGAACCGAGCTGGCTGCAAGTCCTCCGAAGAGTCCATGGTTGCCCCCGGAGACGGCATGGTCCCGCCCACCTCATCTGGGCTCAAATCTGCGTCAGTGCCAAATGTGGTGATGAGGAAGAAAGCTGAAG TAGAAGATGATGGCATCAAGCTTCATCGGCGGACGTCATACCTGATGGCCACGGCCAAGGATAGGACTACACTGACCCTGCCACTGGACAAGTCTGCACCGGTCAGCACAGAAATGCC GGTAAGTCCCTCCAAGGGCATCAATATCAAGAAACAGAAACAGCGCTTTGGGGAAAAG ACACCTCGTATTCCTGAAGGTAATGAAGGGAAGCGTTCATCCCAGGATTTGAACAGCCCGATCCATGAGGTGGTGAAAGAAGGCTTCCTCTACTGCAAGACCGCCATCACAGATGGAAAG AGAGCCAGTGACCGCTCCTGGAAACCGATGTGGGCTACCTTGAAAGGTCATGCCCTTTACTTGGTCAAGGACAAAAAAGACGGTTCCTGG AATCCCAATGACGAGCAGCTGATCTCTATCAAGTCATGCCTGGTGGACATCGCCAACGATTACACGAAGAAAAAGAACGTGTTCCGTCTGAAGACGTACAACGGGTCTGAGTACCTGCTGCAGGCAGATGACCAGGACGCCATGTCCGATTGGATACAGGCCATTCAGACCAACAACGACCCGGACGGTGATGTAAGACACGATATTCGG GAAAAGGGAGTGGTTATGTCGGACTTCATGTTACGCAAAACCACGCAATATGACCAACAAGTGCCCTCCAAAACCTCGCCCCAGGCACAGCAGAAAAGCAAGAAGCTCTCAGGGTTGTCTTTCAAGGGTAAAATGCCATACTCTCCGAATGTGAAGAGGAAAAAACCGCTAG ACGATGCGTCGCGCTCTAAAACCTGGAAAGGGAAGTTCAAGAGTTTCCGGCGCCTAGCTGGTGGGGCCAGTTCTGCGGTCGAGGAGGAAGTTGTGCCCACGGGGACATTTGGAGTGCCGCTGGAACTCTGTGTGCCCTCTCCAGAGAATGAG CTGGTGCCCCTCATCGTGGAGATCTGTACCAAGATTGTGGAGGCGAGAGGGTTAGAGGTGGTCGGCATCTACCGCGTACCCGGGAATACTGTGTCAGTCCACACCATGCAGGATGATCTCAATAGG GGTTTCGAGAATATGAACAGTGAGAACGACAAATGGTTAGATGTGAATGTGATCAGCAGTTTGCTCAAAGCCTTCTTCAGGAAGCTCCCAGAGCCTCTGGTCACTGAGG ATTTGTACCAGTCTTTTATCAATGCTAACCGTGCGGACGACCCCATGAGACGGATGCTGAGCCTTAAGAGACTTCTGCACGATTTACCcgaacatcattttgagacaTTCAGACATCTGGCAGCTCACCTAAAACTAGTCGCCATGCACGAGGAGTACAATAAGATGGACTCTCGGAACTTGGCCATCGTGTTTGGTCCGACGCTGATTAGGCGTAAAGACGAGGACATGGCCACTCTGGTGAAGGACATGTCTGATCAGTGCCGGATTGTGGAGAGCGTCATTGTTAAT aatGAGTGGTTCTTCAGTTCATGGGAGGAGGATAATGTGGTGCCAGTGGACGATGCTTCTATTGTCAGCGCTCCCGTCAGCAGTTCAAACAGTCTTCTTACCAGGCTTGCTGAAG ATGACCGAGGTAAAGAGATCAATCCGAAGGACATTGTGTCTTCGATAATTCTGGCAGCTAACAAGAAGCTGAAGGGAAAAGACAAGAAGTATAGTTCTTTGATGTCTGATGACGGTGACCTTGACAGCGAGTGTGGGCCAAACGAGCGCAACATTGATCAAGAGGTCGCGCGGAGGCGGGCTAAGTCTGAAGAGATTCTCACGCAGGACTCGGCCTCGGAGTCAACCTCCACTTCGTCTGCATCGAAAAGTTTCGATCAACAGGATTCTGTGTCCATGGAACATCACGACACGTACCCATTCAAACTGTCCTCAGGAGCATACAGTTCTGAGAGAGTTCCTCCCCTTGGCACAGAGGAGTACATGGACTGGGTGTTCTTACGTACACACAGCGATAGCCAACAGCGTGCTGCGACCTCAAACCGGCCGGCATCTCTTGCTAGGCATTATTCAGACGATTCGTTGTTGGACAAAAATGATGAGTTAGAAATCTCTCTCGGGAGCCTCCATAATAAGTGTAGTTATAGTCGAGATAGAGTCGACCAATTGTGGAGGATCGAACTCGAGGCCAGAGCCTTGAGAGAAAAAGAGGAGATGCACCAAAGAGAAAGCGAAAAACGCCGTTTAGAACAGCAGAGAATAGAACAGGAGTTAGCGCGGACGAAAAAAGAGCTGGAAATCGAGGATAGTCACAGTTTGGAAGATCTGCTGCACACAGAGTTTGCCATGCAAATTTCAGACTTTGCCGTGAATCGAATGTCTGATTTGAATGGAAGAGGCATGGGGCCTCAGGACTCTGGATTATTGTTGTCAGAGTACAGTGCAATGTCTTCTGACAGGAGAGACGCTGGGAAATTTTATTCCCCAAAAATGGGTGGGGCTTGTGGCTCAGTAGCGAGATTTGGGCGTCCAGGAAGGTACGAGCATGAAGGAGGAGTGTCTTGTCATTCAGGCATTGGTTACGGCGATCGTCAAGGGTCGATGGGGAAAAGAGCGGGTTCACTGGAGACGATTATCGATGTGAAGTGCAATAATGGGAAACGCAGCTCTGGGCATCATGGGAAAGGAAAGAGAGACGGTGATCGGGGGTCAGGCTTCAAGCCCCTTGACCAGGCAGAGGGTAAGACCGTATTGCTGACCCGCTCCAGCTCCGTGAGGCGAGGCTCGCTGGATTCTCTTAGAGACTTTTATGATAAGCAGGATCACCGCTCATCGTGGGCGTCTACGGACTCTGAGGATGGCTCTGATCTCCTCACCAGTCTCACAACAACCTTTGACCAAAAACTCCAGATCTTGCTCAACCCAAAGTTCAAGCTGACCGGCGCAGCCAAAAGGCAACTTTGTGCGTCAGAGAGCACAGGGTCTGAAACCACGGCGGAGGAGAACAAGGCGGAGAGAGAAGTTGTTTTTGCCCAGCCGTCTGCGGTAGCCATCAAACCAGTGCCTCCTTTGAAGGTGGAGGAATACACGGCACCCAAGCCTGCTCCTAGCAAACAGTTTACAGATCATTCCCTCGTACAGAGGCTATCGCGACTGGGTGAATCTGGTTTCGACCGGTCTTTCCGGGATCCCAGCCTCCACAGAATGCACAAACCCGATGCCAAAATTGGCATTGCTTCTCGGTTTGAGCGAGGCTCATCCATCAATAGCTCCAGCAGTATAGTGAATAATGAGATGAGCATGAGCACTAGTTCCTTACCCAGTGGATCGCTGGGGTACAGGCCCTTGTCCTCACAGAGGGATAAAGGTGATGGGGTGGACACTGGGCAGTCTAGTCTGAAGTATGCGGTGGGATTGCTAGGGAGTAAGAGCAGCCAAACCGAAGCTGGGAGCGCACAGAAATCGTCTAGTGGGTCTGCACGTGCCGAAGGCAAGCCCTTCAGCCTAAGGGCGGAGTGCAGGCCAATCACAAAGTCTGAGAAGACAGAAGTGAATCTGTCCCCTGTCAAAACTGTCACGAGAGGACACATCAGGGGCTCCGAGACAATTCTCTTTGTTGGAGTCATCTGTGGGAAAGTGCAGCGGCTCTGTGGACGATCTCTGTGA